One window of Globicephala melas chromosome 2, mGloMel1.2, whole genome shotgun sequence genomic DNA carries:
- the RNASE10 gene encoding inactive ribonuclease-like protein 10 — MPQQQGMWWEGQEKWEKSEKGSLSWVGNGVMWRRERRPQRLCCRGLGESTISTGAKFHFKVSPLFPSSPPGKMKLTLVQIFFIMLLLLLGLGVGLGLGLQMAAAVLEESDQLLNEFQSSDSHDKAEATREGAGTLRSIETLSNKEVVQLEETIVSEDEVGGNKMLRAEALFQSNKDYLRSDLMDRECNALMAQKMKPHNHTCIPRYIFIHEELEAVKAVCKSPVVACDLKGGKCHKSSRPFDLTICKLSKPGQVTPHCTYITFILEKYIFISCSDMKVQVASGP; from the coding sequence ATGCCACAGCAACAGGGAATGTGGTGGGAGGGACAGGAGAAATGGGAAAAGAGTGAGAAAGGATCTCTGTCTTGGGTGGGGAATGGGGTAatgtggagaagggagaggagaccCCAAAGACTATGTTGTCGGGGTTTAGGGGAATCTACAATCTCTACTGGAGCCAAGTTTCATTTCAAAGTCAGTCCTCtgtttccctcctcccctccaggcaAAATGAAGCTGACCCTGGTGCAGATCTTTTTCATAATGTTGCTGCTCCTGCTGGGCCTGGGGGTAGGCCTGGGGTTGGGACTTCAGATGGCCGCAGCAGTCCTGGAGGAAAGTGATCAGCTACTGAATGAGTTTCAGTCCAGTGACTCACATGACAAGGCTGAAGCCACTAGGGAGGGAGCGGGCACCCTTCGAAGCATAGAAACCCTTAGCAACAAAGAAGTGGTGCAACTGGAAGAGACCATCGTCAGTGAAGATGAAGTTGGAGGAAACAAGATGCTCAGAGCTGAGGCTCTCTTTCAGAGCAACAAAGACTATCTGAGGTCTGACCTGATGGACAGGGAATGCAATGCCCTGATGGCACAGAAGATGAAGCCGCACAACCACACATGCATACCCCGGTACATATTCATCCATGAGGAACTAGAGGCAGTCAAAGCTGTCTGTAAGAGTCCTGTTGTTGCCTGTGACCTCAAGGGAGGCAAGTGTCACAAAAGCTCCCGTCCTTTTGATTTGACAATCTGCAAGTTATCCAAACCAGGCCAAGTCACTCCTCACTGTACTTACATAACTTTCATTCTtgaaaagtacatttttataTCCTGTAGTGACATGAAAGTCCAGGTAGCATCTGGACCATGA
- the RNASE12 gene encoding probable inactive ribonuclease-like protein 12, which produces MVLEESDYPLIFSVSSYSIGVRAKDVKDLIPLVILMVILFLLLLFWENELDEEVMAATLEQLHVDYPQSDVPVRYCNHMIIQRLIKEANNTCKKEHVFVHERPRNINSVCNSLRKVSCQNHSTLLCFQSETKFKMTVCKLIEGTRYPACSYHISPTEGFIVVTCDDMGPVNIQRYDE; this is translated from the coding sequence ATGGTGCTGGAGGAATCTGATTACCCCCTGatattttctgtctcctcttaCTCTATAGGAGTTAGAGCAAAAGATGTGAAGGACCTCATACCCCTGGTAATACTAATGGTGATACTTTTCCTGCTGCTTCTATTCTGGGAAAATGAGCTGGATGAGGAAGTAATGGCGGCAACCTTAGAGCAGTTGCACGTGGACTACCCTCAGAGTGACGTTCCTGTAAGGTACTGCAACCACATGATCATACAAAGACTCATCAAGGAAGCCAACAACACCTGCAAAAAGGAGCATGTCTTCGTCCATGAGAGGCCTCGAAATATCAACAGTGTTTGCAATTCTCTCAGGAAGGTGTCTTGCCAAAACCATTCCACCCTTCTCTGCTTCCAGAGTGAGACCAAGTTCAAAATGACAGTCTGCAAGCTCATTGAAGGCACCAGATATCCTGCCTGCAGCTACCACATTTCCCCCACAGAGGGGTTTATTGTTGTCACTTGTGATGACATGGGGCCAGTTAATATCCAGAGATATGATGAATAA